The Urbifossiella limnaea genome has a window encoding:
- a CDS encoding serine/threonine-protein kinase: MTDESLFAAAVAIGSSSERRAYLDRACAGNPALRQEIDELLAAHAVSNPLDHPPADLARTGAYAADDGPPAAAVGDRVGPYRLMEQIGEGGMGLVFVAEQTEPVRRKVALKVIKPGMDTRQVVARFEAERQALALMDHPHIARVLDAGATPEGRPYFVMELVRGLPITDYCDQQKLPPRERLALFVQVCQAVQHAHQKGVIHRDIKPSNVLVAPHDGVPVVKVIDFGVAKAVGQSLTDKTIYTRFAQMIGTPLYMSPEQAEVNQLDVDTRADVYALGVLLYELLTGTTPFDGDRFRKAAFDEIRRILREEDPPKPSTRLTSLGETLTGVSARRGTDPARLAGLVRGELDWIVMRCLEKDRNRRYDTAAGLAKDVQRYLIGDAVEACPPTLGYRVGKFLQKNKAAVRVGSAFVCMGLGAVAAGAYLAVQAKRAEAVAERQRLVAEQRSQEAEAERAAAVLARNRAVAALRTSTDDVVEKLIGSKAALGAAERAYLDAALARWQEFAATEGNGEQARSIRAEGFVQVAKLRYRLGQRAEAVEGYRAALAEYATLVADHPGTGDYRHKMADVHQMIAYRLFATARPEADRHWETCHALLRGLTAEFPSAPEYWESLVMCIGGMPDPVRDAADPQWRFREQATIYRQLAGANPGDPRHLVSLNRALGGLAHALAERHDDEGSIGLRRDQVGVLERLVRLDGKNPEHRRELAGVHRELWYALRRTGNALEAERHYQASLAVRGALAAEFRDEFGDRASLDDLRAWHDGRVPPPRSVDGYLKTLAAAEETARAYPGIPFHQLRSVQSNLFLAEALLDGERFHDALEQFELAAARHQEFAAAYASPTYAELLGARIERGLGRAYAGLRIRPAAEEHLRKALDVFERRVAAGTDGFDRLDLGRAYGAYTLLLRSVNDHAAALPWHDKEVAALTAVWDKEPNRPGKQQLRDALWYRAMTLHTLGQDDRAVPEWDRVIDLTPAGEKARPRANRALSLAAAGRVDEAVAEVAAVLAAPDLITAKFTVAGVYAIASSKVPDRREEYAARAVGLLREWGRAGWHDLRTLRTDPDLAPLRGRADFREVLGEVERTAPPPREVTR, from the coding sequence GTGACCGACGAATCGCTCTTCGCCGCCGCCGTCGCCATCGGCAGTTCGTCCGAGCGGCGAGCGTACCTCGACCGCGCCTGCGCCGGCAACCCGGCGCTGCGCCAGGAGATCGACGAACTTCTCGCCGCGCACGCCGTCAGCAACCCCCTCGACCACCCGCCCGCCGACCTCGCCCGCACCGGCGCCTACGCCGCCGACGACGGCCCGCCGGCCGCGGCGGTCGGCGACCGCGTCGGGCCGTACCGGCTGATGGAGCAGATCGGCGAGGGCGGCATGGGCCTCGTGTTCGTCGCCGAGCAGACCGAGCCGGTCCGCCGCAAGGTGGCGCTGAAGGTCATCAAGCCGGGCATGGACACGCGCCAGGTCGTCGCCCGGTTCGAGGCCGAGCGGCAGGCGTTGGCGCTGATGGACCACCCGCACATCGCCCGCGTGCTCGACGCCGGGGCCACGCCCGAGGGCCGCCCGTACTTCGTGATGGAACTCGTCCGCGGCCTGCCGATCACCGACTACTGCGACCAGCAGAAGCTCCCCCCGCGCGAGCGCCTCGCCCTGTTCGTGCAGGTGTGCCAGGCGGTTCAGCACGCCCACCAGAAGGGCGTCATCCACCGCGACATCAAGCCGAGCAACGTGCTCGTGGCCCCGCACGACGGCGTGCCCGTGGTGAAGGTGATCGACTTCGGCGTGGCGAAGGCGGTGGGCCAGTCGCTGACCGACAAGACGATCTACACCCGGTTCGCCCAGATGATCGGGACGCCGCTGTACATGAGCCCCGAGCAGGCCGAGGTGAACCAGCTCGACGTGGACACCCGCGCCGACGTGTACGCCCTCGGCGTGCTGCTGTACGAACTGCTGACCGGCACCACGCCGTTCGACGGCGACCGGTTCCGCAAGGCGGCGTTCGACGAGATCCGCCGCATCCTCCGCGAGGAGGACCCGCCGAAGCCGAGCACCCGCCTCACCTCGCTGGGGGAGACGCTGACCGGCGTGTCGGCGCGCCGCGGCACCGACCCCGCGCGGCTGGCCGGGCTCGTCCGCGGGGAGCTGGACTGGATCGTGATGCGCTGCCTGGAGAAGGACCGCAACCGCCGCTACGACACCGCCGCGGGGCTGGCGAAGGACGTGCAGCGCTACCTCATCGGCGACGCCGTGGAAGCGTGCCCGCCGACGCTCGGCTACCGCGTCGGGAAGTTCCTTCAGAAGAACAAAGCGGCGGTGCGAGTGGGGAGCGCGTTCGTGTGCATGGGCCTCGGCGCCGTGGCGGCGGGCGCGTACCTCGCGGTGCAGGCGAAGCGGGCCGAAGCCGTTGCCGAGCGCCAGCGGCTCGTCGCGGAACAGCGGTCGCAGGAGGCCGAAGCCGAGCGGGCGGCGGCCGTGCTCGCCCGGAACCGGGCCGTGGCCGCCCTCCGCACCTCCACCGACGACGTCGTCGAGAAGCTGATCGGGTCGAAGGCCGCGCTCGGCGCGGCCGAGCGGGCGTACCTCGACGCCGCGCTCGCCCGCTGGCAGGAGTTCGCCGCGACGGAGGGGAACGGGGAACAGGCTCGGAGCATCCGGGCGGAGGGGTTCGTCCAGGTCGCGAAGCTGCGCTACCGCCTGGGCCAGCGGGCGGAGGCTGTCGAGGGGTACCGGGCGGCGCTCGCCGAGTACGCGACCCTGGTGGCCGACCACCCGGGCACCGGCGACTACCGGCACAAGATGGCCGACGTCCACCAGATGATCGCGTACCGCCTCTTCGCCACGGCCCGACCCGAGGCGGACCGCCACTGGGAAACGTGTCACGCCCTGCTGCGCGGGCTCACGGCCGAGTTCCCGTCCGCCCCGGAGTACTGGGAGAGCCTTGTCATGTGCATCGGGGGGATGCCCGACCCGGTGCGAGACGCCGCCGACCCGCAGTGGAGGTTCCGCGAGCAGGCTACGATCTACCGGCAACTGGCCGGCGCCAACCCCGGCGACCCGCGTCACCTGGTGTCCCTCAACCGCGCCCTCGGTGGTCTGGCCCACGCCCTCGCCGAGCGGCACGACGATGAGGGATCGATCGGGCTCCGGCGCGATCAGGTCGGAGTCCTCGAACGACTCGTGCGGCTCGACGGGAAGAACCCCGAGCACCGGCGGGAACTCGCCGGGGTCCACCGGGAACTCTGGTACGCCCTCCGGCGGACGGGGAACGCCCTCGAGGCGGAGCGGCACTACCAGGCCTCGCTCGCGGTCCGCGGCGCGCTGGCGGCCGAGTTCCGGGACGAGTTCGGGGACCGGGCCTCGTTGGACGACCTGCGGGCCTGGCACGACGGCCGGGTGCCGCCGCCCCGGTCGGTCGACGGGTACCTGAAGACGCTCGCGGCGGCCGAGGAGACCGCCCGGGCCTACCCGGGCATTCCCTTCCACCAACTCCGATCGGTTCAGAGTAACTTGTTCCTGGCGGAAGCCCTCCTAGACGGGGAGCGGTTTCACGACGCCCTCGAACAGTTCGAGCTCGCCGCGGCCCGGCACCAGGAGTTCGCCGCGGCCTACGCCTCGCCCACCTACGCCGAACTCCTTGGCGCCCGGATCGAGCGCGGCCTCGGCCGGGCGTACGCGGGGCTCCGCATCCGCCCGGCGGCCGAGGAACACCTGCGCAAGGCGCTGGACGTGTTCGAGCGGCGGGTGGCGGCGGGGACGGACGGGTTCGACAGGCTCGATCTGGGCCGCGCGTACGGCGCGTACACGCTCCTCCTGCGGAGTGTCAACGACCACGCGGCCGCCCTGCCGTGGCACGACAAGGAGGTCGCCGCCTTGACGGCGGTCTGGGACAAGGAGCCGAACCGGCCCGGGAAGCAGCAGCTCCGCGACGCCCTTTGGTACCGGGCCATGACCCTCCACACCCTCGGGCAGGACGACCGCGCGGTCCCCGAGTGGGACCGGGTGATCGACCTCACCCCGGCGGGCGAGAAGGCGCGCCCGCGGGCCAACCGGGCCCTCTCGCTCGCCGCTGCCGGGCGGGTGGACGAGGCCGTGGCCGAAGTCGCCGCCGTGCTTGCCGCCCCGGACCTCATCACCGCGAAGTTCACCGTCGCCGGAGTGTACGCGATCGCCAGCTCGAAGGTGCCGGACCGGCGGGAGGAGTACGCCGCCCGCGCGGTCGGCCTCCTGCGGGAGTGGGGCCGGGCGGGGTGGCACGACCTGAGAACGCTTCGGACGGACCCGGACTTGGCCCCGCTCCGCGGCCGCGCGGACTTCCGGGAGGTGCTCGGTGAGGTGGAGCGGACTGCCCCGCCGCCGCGGGAGGTGACGCGGTGA
- a CDS encoding ECF-type sigma factor, with amino-acid sequence MTDVTRLLEAAHRGDRQAAADLLPLVYDELRRLAAARLAQEKPGQTLDATALVHEAYLRLVGDQRFDGRGHFFAAAAEAIRRILVEQARRRQAAKRGGDRGRAALDPDAVPAPVPDDELLALHEALDALAAAHPEKAELVKLRYFAGLTADEAAAALGLSPSTADRHWAYARAWLGRALGGGRA; translated from the coding sequence GTGACCGACGTGACACGGCTCCTCGAAGCGGCACACCGCGGCGACCGGCAGGCCGCCGCCGACCTGCTGCCGCTCGTGTACGACGAGCTCCGCAGGCTCGCCGCCGCGCGGCTGGCGCAGGAGAAGCCGGGGCAGACGCTCGACGCCACGGCGCTCGTCCACGAGGCGTACCTGCGGCTCGTCGGCGACCAGCGGTTCGACGGCCGCGGCCACTTCTTCGCCGCCGCGGCCGAGGCCATCCGCCGCATCCTGGTCGAGCAGGCCCGCCGCCGGCAGGCCGCGAAGCGCGGGGGCGACCGCGGCCGCGCCGCGCTCGACCCGGACGCCGTCCCCGCGCCGGTGCCCGACGACGAGCTGCTGGCGCTGCACGAGGCGCTGGACGCGCTCGCGGCGGCGCACCCGGAGAAGGCCGAGCTGGTGAAGCTCCGCTACTTCGCCGGCCTCACCGCCGACGAGGCGGCGGCCGCGCTTGGCCTCTCGCCGAGCACCGCCGACCGTCACTGGGCCTACGCCCGCGCCTGGCTCGGGCGGGCGCTCGGTGGTGGCCGGGCGTAG